The following proteins are encoded in a genomic region of Lutra lutra chromosome 16, mLutLut1.2, whole genome shotgun sequence:
- the WNT3 gene encoding proto-oncogene Wnt-3 isoform X1 — protein MEPHLLGLLLGLLLCGTRVLAGYPIWWSLALGQQYTSLGSQPLLCGSIPGLVPKQLRFCRNYIEIMPSVAEGVKLGIQECQHQFRGRRWNCTTIDDSLAIFGPVLDKATRESAFVHAIASAGVAFAVTRSCAEGTSTICGCDSHHKGPPGEGWKWGGCSEDADFGVLVSREFADARENRPDARSAMNKHNNEAGRTTILDHMHLKCKCHGLSGSCEVKTCWWAQPDFRAIGDFLKDKYDSASEMVVEKHRESRGWVETLRAKYALFKPPTERDLVYYENSPNFCEPNPETGSFGTRDRTCNVTSHGIDGCDLLCCGRGHNTRTEKRKEKCHCIFHWCCYVSCQECVRIYDVHTCNCPRHPSFHGQSRKPGFPRASVGMVPGQLWADYAKALGTGEVCGWADSPKSRGKAGPGAGLSPQHQAARNPDCCQTPVR, from the exons GTCCCTGGCCCTGGGCCAGCAATACACATCCCTGGGCTCGCAGCCCCTGCTCTGCGGCTCCATCCCGGGCCTGGTCCCCAAGCAGCTGCGCTTCTGCCGGAATTACATTGAGATCATGCCCAGCGTGGCCGAGGGCGTGAAACTGGGCATCCAGGAGTGCCAGCACCAGTTCCGGGGCCGCCGCTGGAACTGCACCACCATAGACGACAGCCTGGCCATCTTTGGGCCCGTCCTGGACAAAG CCACCCGCGAGTCAGCCTTCGTGCACGCCATCGCCTCTGCCGGTGTGGCCTTCGCCGTCACACGCTCCTGTGCTGAGGGCACCTCCACCATCTGTGGCTGTGACTCGCACCACAAGGGACCGCCTGGCGAGGGCTGGAAGTGGGGCGGCTGCAGCGAGGACGCCGACTTCGGGGTGCTCGTGTCCCGGGAGTTCGCAGACGCGCGCGAGAACAGGCCAGACGCACGCTCGGCCATGAACAAGCACAACAACGAGGCGGGCCGCACG ACCATCCTGGACCACATGCACCTCAAGTGCAAGTGCCACGGGCTGTCTGGCAGCTGCGAGGTCAAGACCTGCTGGTGGGCCCAACCCGACTTCCGCGCTATCGGCGACTTCCTCAAGGACAAGTACGACAGTGCCTCGGAGATGGTGGTGGAGAAACACCGTGAATCCCGCGGCTGGGTGGAGACCCTCCGTGCCAAGTACGCGCTGTTCAAGCCGCCCACCGAGAGGGACCTGGTCTACTACGAGAACTCCCCCAACTTCTGTGAGCCCAACCCCGAGACGGGCTCCTTTGGCACCAGGGACCGGACTTGCAATGTCACCTCCCACGGCATCGATGGCTGCGACCTGCTGTGCTGTGGCCGCGGCCACAACACGAGGACGGAGAAGCGGAAGGAGAAATGCCACTGCATCTTCCACTGGTGCTGCTACGTGAGCTGCCAGGAGTGCGTCCGCATCTACGATGTGCACACCTGCAA CTGTCCAAGACACCCAAGTTTCCACGGCCAAAGCAGGAAGCCAGGATTTCCCCGAGCGTCTGTGGGGATGGTCCCTGGGCAGCTTTGGGCGGATTACGCAAA GGCACTGGGAACGGGTGAAGTGTGTGGCTGGGCAGATTCACCGAAGTCCCGTGGGAAAGCAGGACCTGGAGCCGGGCTCAGCCCTCAGCACCAGGCAGCCAGGAACCCGGACTGTTGCCAGACGCCCGTGCGGTAA
- the WNT3 gene encoding proto-oncogene Wnt-3 isoform X2 yields MEPHLLGLLLGLLLCGTRVLAGYPIWWSLALGQQYTSLGSQPLLCGSIPGLVPKQLRFCRNYIEIMPSVAEGVKLGIQECQHQFRGRRWNCTTIDDSLAIFGPVLDKATRESAFVHAIASAGVAFAVTRSCAEGTSTICGCDSHHKGPPGEGWKWGGCSEDADFGVLVSREFADARENRPDARSAMNKHNNEAGRTTILDHMHLKCKCHGLSGSCEVKTCWWAQPDFRAIGDFLKDKYDSASEMVVEKHRESRGWVETLRAKYALFKPPTERDLVYYENSPNFCEPNPETGSFGTRDRTCNVTSHGIDGCDLLCCGRGHNTRTEKRKEKCHCIFHWCCYVSCQECVRIYDVHTCKALGTGEVCGWADSPKSRGKAGPGAGLSPQHQAARNPDCCQTPVR; encoded by the exons GTCCCTGGCCCTGGGCCAGCAATACACATCCCTGGGCTCGCAGCCCCTGCTCTGCGGCTCCATCCCGGGCCTGGTCCCCAAGCAGCTGCGCTTCTGCCGGAATTACATTGAGATCATGCCCAGCGTGGCCGAGGGCGTGAAACTGGGCATCCAGGAGTGCCAGCACCAGTTCCGGGGCCGCCGCTGGAACTGCACCACCATAGACGACAGCCTGGCCATCTTTGGGCCCGTCCTGGACAAAG CCACCCGCGAGTCAGCCTTCGTGCACGCCATCGCCTCTGCCGGTGTGGCCTTCGCCGTCACACGCTCCTGTGCTGAGGGCACCTCCACCATCTGTGGCTGTGACTCGCACCACAAGGGACCGCCTGGCGAGGGCTGGAAGTGGGGCGGCTGCAGCGAGGACGCCGACTTCGGGGTGCTCGTGTCCCGGGAGTTCGCAGACGCGCGCGAGAACAGGCCAGACGCACGCTCGGCCATGAACAAGCACAACAACGAGGCGGGCCGCACG ACCATCCTGGACCACATGCACCTCAAGTGCAAGTGCCACGGGCTGTCTGGCAGCTGCGAGGTCAAGACCTGCTGGTGGGCCCAACCCGACTTCCGCGCTATCGGCGACTTCCTCAAGGACAAGTACGACAGTGCCTCGGAGATGGTGGTGGAGAAACACCGTGAATCCCGCGGCTGGGTGGAGACCCTCCGTGCCAAGTACGCGCTGTTCAAGCCGCCCACCGAGAGGGACCTGGTCTACTACGAGAACTCCCCCAACTTCTGTGAGCCCAACCCCGAGACGGGCTCCTTTGGCACCAGGGACCGGACTTGCAATGTCACCTCCCACGGCATCGATGGCTGCGACCTGCTGTGCTGTGGCCGCGGCCACAACACGAGGACGGAGAAGCGGAAGGAGAAATGCCACTGCATCTTCCACTGGTGCTGCTACGTGAGCTGCCAGGAGTGCGTCCGCATCTACGATGTGCACACCTGCAA GGCACTGGGAACGGGTGAAGTGTGTGGCTGGGCAGATTCACCGAAGTCCCGTGGGAAAGCAGGACCTGGAGCCGGGCTCAGCCCTCAGCACCAGGCAGCCAGGAACCCGGACTGTTGCCAGACGCCCGTGCGGTAA
- the WNT3 gene encoding proto-oncogene Wnt-3 isoform X3 — translation MEPHLLGLLLGLLLCGTRVLAGYPIWWSLALGQQYTSLGSQPLLCGSIPGLVPKQLRFCRNYIEIMPSVAEGVKLGIQECQHQFRGRRWNCTTIDDSLAIFGPVLDKATRESAFVHAIASAGVAFAVTRSCAEGTSTICGCDSHHKGPPGEGWKWGGCSEDADFGVLVSREFADARENRPDARSAMNKHNNEAGRTTILDHMHLKCKCHGLSGSCEVKTCWWAQPDFRAIGDFLKDKYDSASEMVVEKHRESRGWVETLRAKYALFKPPTERDLVYYENSPNFCEPNPETGSFGTRDRTCNVTSHGIDGCDLLCCGRGHNTRTEKRKEKCHCIFHWCCYVSCQECVRIYDVHTCK, via the exons GTCCCTGGCCCTGGGCCAGCAATACACATCCCTGGGCTCGCAGCCCCTGCTCTGCGGCTCCATCCCGGGCCTGGTCCCCAAGCAGCTGCGCTTCTGCCGGAATTACATTGAGATCATGCCCAGCGTGGCCGAGGGCGTGAAACTGGGCATCCAGGAGTGCCAGCACCAGTTCCGGGGCCGCCGCTGGAACTGCACCACCATAGACGACAGCCTGGCCATCTTTGGGCCCGTCCTGGACAAAG CCACCCGCGAGTCAGCCTTCGTGCACGCCATCGCCTCTGCCGGTGTGGCCTTCGCCGTCACACGCTCCTGTGCTGAGGGCACCTCCACCATCTGTGGCTGTGACTCGCACCACAAGGGACCGCCTGGCGAGGGCTGGAAGTGGGGCGGCTGCAGCGAGGACGCCGACTTCGGGGTGCTCGTGTCCCGGGAGTTCGCAGACGCGCGCGAGAACAGGCCAGACGCACGCTCGGCCATGAACAAGCACAACAACGAGGCGGGCCGCACG ACCATCCTGGACCACATGCACCTCAAGTGCAAGTGCCACGGGCTGTCTGGCAGCTGCGAGGTCAAGACCTGCTGGTGGGCCCAACCCGACTTCCGCGCTATCGGCGACTTCCTCAAGGACAAGTACGACAGTGCCTCGGAGATGGTGGTGGAGAAACACCGTGAATCCCGCGGCTGGGTGGAGACCCTCCGTGCCAAGTACGCGCTGTTCAAGCCGCCCACCGAGAGGGACCTGGTCTACTACGAGAACTCCCCCAACTTCTGTGAGCCCAACCCCGAGACGGGCTCCTTTGGCACCAGGGACCGGACTTGCAATGTCACCTCCCACGGCATCGATGGCTGCGACCTGCTGTGCTGTGGCCGCGGCCACAACACGAGGACGGAGAAGCGGAAGGAGAAATGCCACTGCATCTTCCACTGGTGCTGCTACGTGAGCTGCCAGGAGTGCGTCCGCATCTACGATGTGCACACCTGCAAGTAG